The proteins below are encoded in one region of Halocatena salina:
- a CDS encoding SMP-30/gluconolactonase/LRE family protein gives MLDEPERFVDHAYETGEGPLYHPDEDRLYWVDIPNGHMYRYDFETDEREQCYSGPSVGGFTIQADGSLLLFKENGSITIWNDGHEKTVIPEIPEERGSRFNDVIAGPNGRVFCGTMPPDGRLYRLDPDGSLTLLISDLAVSNGLGFSPDNTRVYFAETEAETIWSFEYDADSGTLSDREPFVSTVGDAGFPDGLTVDAEGYVWSARWNGGCVVRHHPDDGRVVDRFSLPARKVSCITFGGPNYEHAYVTTATAGNDRSVEGKGAGAVFRFTPDVSGVPEFRSRIEPNS, from the coding sequence ATGCTAGATGAACCGGAACGATTCGTGGACCATGCCTATGAAACGGGGGAGGGTCCGTTGTACCACCCCGACGAAGATCGTCTGTACTGGGTTGACATCCCGAACGGGCACATGTATCGGTACGACTTCGAAACGGACGAACGAGAGCAGTGTTACTCCGGTCCGTCGGTCGGTGGGTTCACGATTCAAGCGGACGGCTCGCTCCTCTTGTTCAAGGAAAACGGCTCGATTACGATCTGGAACGATGGTCATGAAAAGACAGTCATCCCGGAGATCCCCGAAGAGCGAGGCTCACGATTCAACGACGTGATCGCGGGACCGAACGGACGGGTCTTCTGTGGGACGATGCCACCGGACGGACGGCTGTATCGACTCGATCCCGACGGTTCGTTGACGCTGCTCATCTCGGATCTCGCCGTGTCGAACGGACTAGGGTTCAGTCCGGACAACACGCGGGTTTATTTCGCCGAAACTGAAGCAGAGACGATCTGGTCGTTCGAATACGACGCCGATTCCGGCACCCTGTCCGATCGTGAACCGTTCGTCAGCACCGTCGGAGATGCTGGATTTCCCGATGGATTGACGGTGGATGCAGAGGGTTACGTCTGGTCGGCTCGGTGGAATGGGGGATGTGTGGTCCGTCATCATCCCGACGACGGTCGTGTCGTCGATCGCTTCTCCCTGCCCGCGCGGAAAGTCTCCTGTATCACGTTTGGCGGCCCTAACTACGAACACGCTTACGTCACGACTGCGACAGCGGGCAACGACCGATCTGTCGAAGGAAAGGGTGCTGGTGCGGTGTTTCGCTTTACTCCCGATGTGAGCGGTGTTCCCGAGTTCCGGTCCCGGATCGAACCCAACAGCTAA
- a CDS encoding VirB4 family type IV secretion system protein: MTIKGAVTLDNIYSFAVPVATLIIALLAWSIDATIVAVVSFAITLVVLPIILYLAYTNPYYLSSRERIERFIESRRLQQKFPYHYHETLGRQIHGVERLYPDGTAKMTDGRRVGLIGVKGMNACRITSQEAQTYVGALTSGIDEQIKDIPFSIYATSDTFETEQLIEHITECVEESERTDQSLAGTARAEEYIMELLLDVSSWFVETESPKWDANEWEYYVVVEVSPEDVAAGSRVTDSNNSGLFGMFSSTDNTEENQALDSELRAELDDRMSTIQGALASVEGIDSGRAGVLDHARLLLRYWSGEPSLSLGTEVREAMANDDNRVSVGETPTERMLTPSELDSQDGRIMVGDELCKTFCIMGWPVEPPPLFLGDLFTMRKANVDVRVHVEPEYKQRSIEELERLYADVESEEMERAQNMDASKIQIQNDKDAVRKMYLLLRNTTAQPWQVSMYVTVRVGPEEAYEYAQQMGRETENLYLAKVRALEDACDDVLEVLTSAPAGLGPRQPSSDMSALDMFESSSPTGADLYHEKGDKPKRTRMLGGAIAAMFPWCAGVMQEPGGLRFGRNKQNGSAIFADPFERGAPHLLTLGQTRSGKTYSVETALAEWYCSDPSRTLIVCDTEQGFEGLTQLCGGKHIVVDGQQTINPFDIQRPPKRIRESSVGESNHFQMKIDEVTSFFAGILRAQGIDPSGYISTIEDAVQETYESIGITHDPDTHDKASPTIEDFVSVLERMLNTPERFTFTGHEREAEQRVRVVSDLLDKLSGFKENRKYHHMVGETETGILDRETDMVYIDLSQFNEASEAEKSVMLHLIFGQVYQKVKRTQGEIIFLIDEAHFLLHSEEMIEYLQDAARSWARYDAALWFVTQSPREFIERAQSIGEGQENQRRTILDQCSTIQTFRTPRIEPELLMEGLGQNRNQADFVRNSAVTGSSERQYSECLIHFQDREGWWESHIEASPFEDLVWNYAGRKHGDFDRYLRTNWSGLSTSSDSSLNDQSPQSSDTPEQEPSEGREESVTTTLGPSTPANGELDDQSSNQ; this comes from the coding sequence GTGACGATCAAAGGTGCCGTAACGCTCGATAACATCTACTCGTTCGCCGTTCCGGTCGCAACACTGATCATCGCGTTACTAGCATGGTCGATCGATGCCACGATAGTCGCCGTCGTTTCGTTTGCGATTACTCTCGTCGTATTGCCAATAATACTGTATCTTGCGTACACCAATCCGTACTATCTCTCCTCGCGAGAGCGGATCGAACGGTTTATCGAATCGCGTCGTCTGCAACAGAAGTTCCCCTATCACTATCACGAAACCCTAGGACGACAAATACACGGGGTAGAACGTTTGTATCCGGATGGAACTGCTAAGATGACCGATGGTCGCCGCGTCGGTCTCATCGGTGTCAAAGGGATGAATGCCTGTCGGATCACGTCCCAAGAGGCCCAAACCTACGTTGGGGCACTCACGAGCGGTATCGACGAACAGATCAAGGACATCCCATTTTCCATATACGCAACATCAGACACGTTCGAGACGGAGCAGTTGATCGAGCATATAACGGAGTGTGTCGAAGAAAGTGAACGGACGGACCAATCCCTCGCGGGCACAGCTCGGGCGGAAGAGTACATCATGGAGCTGTTGCTCGACGTTTCCTCGTGGTTCGTCGAGACGGAATCACCCAAATGGGATGCCAACGAGTGGGAGTATTACGTGGTTGTCGAGGTCAGTCCCGAGGACGTCGCTGCCGGGTCAAGAGTTACCGATTCGAACAACTCCGGACTGTTTGGGATGTTCTCATCGACCGACAACACCGAAGAAAATCAAGCACTGGACTCGGAACTGCGCGCAGAGCTCGACGATCGAATGAGTACTATTCAAGGCGCGCTCGCTTCGGTAGAAGGGATCGACAGCGGTCGAGCAGGCGTCCTCGATCACGCCCGTCTGCTGTTACGGTACTGGTCGGGAGAGCCGTCACTATCTCTCGGAACGGAAGTGAGAGAAGCGATGGCAAACGACGATAACCGAGTCAGCGTCGGGGAAACCCCGACCGAACGCATGCTCACTCCAAGCGAGCTCGATTCCCAAGACGGCCGTATCATGGTCGGAGACGAACTCTGTAAAACGTTCTGTATCATGGGATGGCCGGTCGAACCGCCACCGTTGTTCCTCGGAGACCTATTCACCATGCGAAAGGCGAACGTCGATGTTCGTGTTCACGTCGAGCCGGAGTACAAGCAGCGGTCGATCGAGGAACTCGAACGGCTGTACGCCGATGTCGAATCCGAGGAGATGGAGCGCGCCCAGAACATGGACGCAAGTAAGATACAGATCCAAAACGACAAGGACGCGGTCCGGAAGATGTATCTGCTCCTCCGAAACACGACTGCTCAACCGTGGCAAGTGAGCATGTACGTAACGGTTCGGGTCGGACCGGAGGAGGCATACGAGTACGCCCAACAGATGGGTCGGGAAACGGAGAATCTGTATCTGGCGAAGGTTCGAGCACTCGAAGACGCCTGTGACGATGTCCTCGAAGTGCTGACGAGCGCACCCGCTGGATTGGGTCCTCGTCAGCCCAGTTCCGATATGTCTGCACTTGATATGTTCGAATCGTCATCTCCGACTGGAGCGGATCTCTACCACGAGAAAGGCGACAAACCCAAGCGAACACGAATGCTCGGCGGGGCGATCGCGGCGATGTTCCCGTGGTGTGCTGGTGTCATGCAAGAACCTGGTGGGTTGCGATTCGGACGGAACAAACAGAACGGGTCGGCCATCTTCGCGGATCCGTTCGAGCGCGGTGCTCCACACCTTCTCACACTGGGACAGACCCGTTCAGGAAAAACGTACTCGGTCGAAACGGCACTCGCAGAATGGTACTGTTCGGATCCTTCTCGGACGCTCATCGTCTGTGACACTGAACAAGGATTTGAAGGTCTCACCCAGCTCTGTGGTGGGAAACACATCGTCGTTGACGGCCAACAGACGATCAATCCATTCGATATCCAACGTCCACCAAAGCGCATCCGGGAATCGAGCGTCGGGGAGTCGAACCACTTCCAAATGAAAATCGATGAGGTCACGAGTTTCTTTGCCGGAATCCTCAGGGCACAGGGGATCGATCCATCCGGATACATTTCCACCATCGAAGACGCGGTCCAAGAAACGTACGAATCGATCGGGATCACCCACGATCCAGATACCCACGACAAGGCAAGCCCAACCATCGAGGATTTCGTCTCGGTGCTCGAACGAATGTTGAACACGCCCGAGCGCTTTACCTTCACCGGTCACGAGCGCGAGGCCGAACAGCGCGTTCGCGTCGTTTCTGATCTCCTCGATAAACTCAGTGGATTCAAAGAGAACCGGAAATACCACCATATGGTCGGTGAAACCGAGACCGGCATTCTCGACCGGGAAACGGACATGGTGTACATCGATCTCAGTCAGTTCAATGAGGCATCCGAAGCCGAAAAGTCCGTCATGCTCCACCTGATTTTCGGACAGGTTTATCAGAAGGTCAAACGGACCCAAGGAGAGATCATCTTCCTGATCGACGAGGCCCACTTCCTGCTCCACAGCGAAGAGATGATCGAATATTTGCAGGACGCAGCTCGGAGCTGGGCGCGATACGACGCGGCATTGTGGTTCGTAACCCAATCACCGCGTGAGTTCATCGAACGCGCACAGTCGATCGGCGAGGGCCAGGAGAACCAGCGCCGGACTATCTTGGACCAGTGTTCGACCATCCAGACGTTCCGCACGCCTCGGATCGAACCGGAACTGCTCATGGAGGGACTGGGTCAGAACCGAAATCAAGCCGACTTCGTCAGGAACTCCGCCGTCACCGGCAGCTCGGAACGTCAGTATTCGGAGTGTCTCATCCATTTCCAAGACCGAGAAGGATGGTGGGAGAGCCACATCGAAGCCAGCCCCTTCGAGGATCTCGTCTGGAACTACGCGGGTCGCAAACACGGCGACTTCGACCGGTATCTCAGAACGAACTGGAGCGGTCTGTCCACGTCATCGGATTCGTCTCTCAACGACCAATCGCCACAATCGTCAGACACTCCCGAACAGGAACCGTCTGAGGGTCGTGAAGAAAGCGTAACGACTACGTTGGGGCCATCAACCCCAGCGAACGGCGAGCTCGACGATCAGTCGTCTAATCAGTGA
- the hflX gene encoding GTPase HflX — protein sequence MTGTPHDPESAVIAARGPSGSSDPETDEIRDLARSAGYRIAGEITQTRTEDPALCLGSGKVDELARLLERTDAGVVVFDNRLGPYQTYNLGTRLPDGVNIVDRFRLILDIFGQRAQTRTAQLQVELAELRYELPRVEAKVSLAKRDERPGFMGLGEYDESREQDIKNRISRIREELAQIEEEEEKRREQRRESGFDLVALAGYTNAGKSTLLRQLARDLTIDENENQHPDLDATAESEDRLFTTLGTTTRRVDMDRRDVLITDTVGFISELPHWLVESFKSTLDAVYRADLVLLVVDVTEPIEEIREKLITCHDTLYERNEAPIVTVLNKIDCVDEDEWKRKMNALSALAPNPITVSAVEGTGTDGLLDRIDRELPPFEHERLVLPMTDDTMSLVSWIHDNARVNDVTYGEQVIIDFEARPSVVEQSRSKAGTLTIPAE from the coding sequence GTGACGGGAACACCACACGATCCGGAAAGCGCGGTCATCGCAGCACGCGGGCCGTCGGGGTCGTCCGATCCCGAGACCGACGAGATTCGGGATTTGGCCCGTTCCGCTGGCTACCGCATCGCCGGCGAGATCACCCAGACACGAACGGAAGATCCGGCGCTCTGTCTCGGCTCGGGAAAAGTCGACGAACTCGCTCGGTTGCTCGAACGGACGGACGCAGGCGTCGTTGTTTTCGACAACCGATTGGGTCCGTACCAGACGTACAATCTGGGAACCCGGCTCCCAGATGGTGTAAACATCGTCGACCGGTTCCGGCTCATCCTGGACATTTTCGGACAGCGCGCCCAGACGCGGACGGCACAGCTTCAGGTCGAGCTCGCCGAACTCAGATACGAACTCCCGAGAGTCGAGGCCAAGGTAAGCCTCGCAAAGCGCGACGAGCGCCCTGGATTCATGGGTCTCGGTGAGTACGACGAAAGCCGAGAACAGGACATCAAAAACCGTATCAGCCGAATCCGAGAGGAGCTGGCTCAGATCGAGGAGGAAGAAGAAAAACGCCGGGAACAACGCCGAGAATCGGGTTTCGATCTCGTTGCACTCGCGGGCTACACCAACGCTGGGAAGTCGACACTACTGCGCCAGCTTGCCCGCGATCTTACTATCGACGAGAACGAAAACCAACATCCGGATCTCGACGCGACAGCCGAATCCGAAGATCGACTGTTTACGACGCTTGGAACAACCACGCGACGGGTCGACATGGATCGACGAGACGTGCTCATAACCGATACAGTCGGGTTCATCTCGGAGCTTCCTCACTGGTTGGTCGAGTCGTTCAAATCTACCCTCGATGCCGTCTACCGAGCTGATCTCGTGCTTCTCGTCGTAGACGTTACGGAGCCGATCGAGGAGATCCGCGAGAAGCTCATCACCTGCCACGACACGTTGTATGAGCGCAACGAGGCTCCGATCGTCACTGTGTTGAATAAGATCGACTGTGTGGACGAAGATGAGTGGAAGCGAAAGATGAACGCCCTCTCAGCACTCGCACCCAACCCCATTACCGTGAGTGCCGTCGAGGGGACCGGCACGGACGGGCTCCTCGATCGGATCGATCGTGAACTTCCGCCGTTCGAGCACGAGCGGTTGGTGCTTCCAATGACAGATGATACGATGAGTCTCGTCTCGTGGATCCACGACAACGCTCGCGTCAACGACGTTACTTACGGGGAACAGGTCATCATCGACTTCGAAGCACGACCGTCCGTGGTCGAGCAGTCGAGATCGAAAGCTGGGACGCTTACCATCCCCGCCGAGTAG
- a CDS encoding ribosome assembly factor SBDS, translating to MISLDEAVTARLESHGTRFEVLVDPDAALAIKRDEFEDDLEDVIAAEDVFEDASSGDRPAAADLETVFDTTDPLEIIPEVIRRGDIQITAEQRREMQEQKHKQLVNRIARNAVNPQMDDAPHPPERIERALEEAGFTVDPMEPVENQVDDALDALRPIIPIRFDEVIIAVKLPAQHAGSGQAQIREFGDLQREEWQSDGGWVGVLEFPAGLQNDFYDLVNEVSSGEAETRVVKDEDELSTR from the coding sequence ATGATATCCCTTGACGAAGCGGTGACGGCGCGGCTCGAATCCCACGGCACCCGATTCGAAGTGCTCGTCGATCCGGACGCAGCGCTGGCGATCAAGCGCGACGAGTTCGAGGACGACCTTGAGGACGTGATCGCTGCCGAAGACGTGTTCGAAGACGCCTCAAGCGGCGATCGTCCGGCAGCTGCTGATCTCGAAACGGTGTTCGACACCACAGATCCACTGGAAATCATTCCGGAAGTGATACGACGCGGCGACATCCAGATCACCGCCGAGCAACGGCGGGAGATGCAAGAGCAAAAGCACAAACAGCTCGTCAATCGCATCGCTCGCAACGCCGTCAATCCACAGATGGACGACGCACCCCACCCACCCGAGCGCATCGAGCGCGCGCTCGAAGAGGCGGGATTCACAGTCGATCCGATGGAACCGGTCGAAAACCAGGTCGACGACGCGCTCGACGCGCTCCGGCCCATCATTCCGATCCGGTTCGATGAGGTGATCATCGCGGTGAAGCTACCGGCCCAACACGCCGGAAGCGGACAAGCACAGATCCGAGAATTTGGAGATCTCCAGCGCGAAGAGTGGCAGTCCGATGGCGGATGGGTCGGCGTTCTCGAATTTCCTGCCGGACTGCAAAACGATTTTTACGATCTCGTCAACGAGGTATCTAGTGGTGAGGCAGAAACCCGCGTCGTCAAAGATGAGGACGAACTCAGCACGCGGTGA
- the psmA gene encoding archaeal proteasome endopeptidase complex subunit alpha, with the protein MQGQSQQQAYDRGITIFSPDGRLYQVEYAREAVKRGSASIGVRTADGVVLVADKRIRSPLLVGESVEKLHKADDHVGIASAGHVADARQLIDYARRYSQVNQLRYDEPIGVETLTKAVTDNIQQYTQVGGARPFGVALIIGGIDDGQPRLFETDPSGTPYEWKALAVGANRSDIEDHLKEQYQEGMDLESGIGLALEALASVSDEGLDAEGLGVATIDTETERYQVLDETEVESYLEEYDLLADETDDEE; encoded by the coding sequence ATGCAGGGACAATCGCAACAACAAGCCTACGACCGGGGGATCACGATCTTCTCACCGGATGGACGACTGTATCAAGTAGAGTACGCCCGTGAGGCGGTCAAGCGAGGTTCGGCGAGCATCGGTGTCAGAACTGCTGATGGGGTCGTTCTCGTCGCTGATAAACGGATCCGATCGCCGCTGTTGGTGGGCGAAAGCGTCGAGAAGCTCCACAAAGCAGACGATCACGTCGGTATCGCCAGCGCAGGTCACGTTGCGGACGCTCGACAGCTCATCGATTACGCCCGGCGCTACTCACAGGTCAATCAACTACGCTACGACGAGCCGATCGGGGTGGAAACGCTGACGAAAGCCGTCACCGACAATATCCAACAGTACACACAAGTCGGTGGCGCACGGCCGTTCGGTGTTGCGCTCATCATTGGCGGCATCGACGACGGACAACCACGGCTGTTCGAAACGGACCCGTCGGGAACGCCGTACGAATGGAAGGCGCTTGCGGTCGGCGCGAACCGCTCGGACATCGAGGACCACCTCAAAGAGCAGTACCAAGAGGGAATGGATCTCGAAAGCGGCATCGGACTCGCCCTCGAAGCGCTCGCGTCGGTCAGCGATGAGGGGCTCGATGCGGAGGGACTCGGTGTTGCTACCATCGACACCGAAACCGAACGGTATCAGGTACTCGATGAAACCGAGGTCGAATCGTATCTGGAAGAATACGACCTGCTTGCCGACGAAACGGACGACGAAGAGTAA